From the Xenorhabdus ishibashii genome, one window contains:
- a CDS encoding ABC transporter substrate-binding protein: MRSVITVILLCLMGTSAFAATRQVTDTMGREVVIPEKPQRIVVMSEPAIGLPLMELGVQPVGSYGRSEDGTYQLGADFVDTVLGEGYTKPQGISAGREIDLEKLYALKPDLIIGTEFDIDKVKQLSTVAPVYLQNFLSGKLNNFNIEENLARLTGREQNFQKRREMYLQRVAATRDLLPENPANKTYLPILITDQINVVGEATGFTQALEDLGFTRLNLSAQGGLSATSSQLLLQLSADKLGELNPDVLVVLNSWGSKEHDENAIRSALDRIVPGWAHYMKPAREKRIIFLNAGKVFTPTFASAEHTLRAVEEWAKTKQ; the protein is encoded by the coding sequence ATGCGCTCTGTTATTACTGTCATATTACTGTGCTTAATGGGCACATCAGCCTTTGCCGCAACGCGGCAGGTCACGGATACTATGGGACGGGAAGTCGTTATTCCTGAGAAGCCACAACGTATTGTGGTGATGAGTGAGCCAGCTATTGGTCTGCCCCTAATGGAGCTGGGCGTTCAACCGGTTGGCAGTTATGGTCGTTCGGAAGATGGTACCTATCAGCTTGGTGCAGATTTCGTCGATACTGTGCTCGGTGAAGGGTACACAAAACCACAAGGTATTAGTGCTGGTCGGGAAATCGATCTGGAAAAACTTTACGCGCTTAAACCCGACCTCATTATTGGAACAGAATTCGATATCGACAAGGTGAAACAGCTTTCAACAGTCGCTCCTGTTTATCTACAAAATTTCCTTTCTGGAAAACTCAATAATTTCAATATTGAAGAAAATTTGGCCAGGCTTACCGGACGTGAGCAGAACTTTCAAAAACGGCGGGAGATGTATTTACAACGCGTAGCGGCAACGCGCGACCTTTTGCCGGAAAATCCTGCTAATAAAACCTATCTACCGATCCTTATAACAGATCAGATTAATGTCGTCGGAGAAGCAACCGGTTTCACTCAAGCATTAGAAGATCTTGGTTTCACCCGCCTGAATCTCTCGGCACAAGGTGGTCTTTCTGCCACCTCATCTCAACTACTTTTACAGTTGAGTGCCGACAAATTAGGTGAACTCAATCCAGACGTTCTGGTAGTACTCAACAGTTGGGGCAGCAAGGAGCACGATGAGAACGCTATTCGCTCCGCACTTGATCGGATTGTGCCTGGATGGGCTCACTATATGAAACCCGCTCGCGAAAAACGGATTATTTTTCTTAACGCAGGCAAAGTTTTTACCCCCACGTTTGCCAGCGCGGAACATACTCTCAGAGCCGTGGAAGAATGGGCTAAGACAAAGCAATAA
- a CDS encoding amino acid adenylation domain-containing protein: protein MRELTSMQAACWVGRNIQTDLGGVAAHLYAEFDGYDIEIERLKQALKRVYSLHPMLRLCVNAEGFQSAIPSDESLLLEIEDFRGLPEQEEARLLLVKRVKWTHQKLDLSSGQASRFSLSLRNGGKFRLHVDTDMIAIDPSSFRVLMEDLAIFYDNPDQPAPVITSYFDWCDQVRTDPYFKAARERDRIWWRSRIPHIPPAPLLPINKTLPTQTHSHRLAAWLQPDERQALKRLARTHRITMSSLMLGLFSIVLGKHTGDKCFRLNVPMFWRSPLVDDVERIVGDFSNVLILGVGINEAESLADLCKRLGGQLTDLLAHSAYPGVNLMRDLSRHHGATQFAPVVFTAALDIPGGELLSDRVRNAFGPMNWVISQGPQVALDAQIASADGGILINWDIRLDMLPEEWITPMFDNFVNFVREIATYPQRFDEAIHSPDEVAAPSPITRLRTTDSAVKIDRKNSMEKPLTSLQLAYLLGRRAELPLGGVAMQEFREYRGHMELAHLRNHLADMVQRHESLRTRIDAKRLVQYVSAEADINLQQIDLSTMSREEALRHVENHREEFAHALFDLDRSPWDITLFRLPENKPEEDDLIAFVRFDALILDGRSIAALMVELFEGKLSIVADTDVPLDGENIAERRKIDEAYWKTKLEAVSGPLRFPWIKPLAQIGTSRYARQSLIVAREDYTAVSKAGAKQMLFKNSTIMTLVLEVMSHWFEERSLFIGVPVAPQVSGVLCNRSSFIVVNWNAEQGNLSERANTLQNDVLEGLEHLAFSGIDITRLLVEKHGAGPVLPVVITNGLSWPVSSQDSCMQLHSGLTQTPQVAMDIRFSINADKALVFDIDYATAAIESALVQDILRAIGKAMQVIAASGVFAISAQDIIDTNHYRLNGIEADFHCGQFLSRIAANIFDSKNTKTALISGDRHISYAELGRNVRRIMGAFIDKGLSKGCVIALCMHRGPEHTAVTLACALTGVIWVPIDANSPSERLHYLLENCHPDLVVAAKREGIEHPAETPEKLLSAEPLAELPLTLDALSSSEAPAYYLYTSGTTGRPKCVVLSNKSTSNVITSTLDEWSVTHRDVFISVTPLHHDMSVFDVFGCLTAGATLVLPAIGEEKDALRWNQLVAKHKVTLWCSVPAILEMLLACHQGNELKSLRLIAQGGDYIKPSVISSLRTLLPSVRLISLGGPTETTIWSIWHEIGKDDVSPIPYGRPLPANSYFLLNGRGDHCPVGVSGLIHTAGVNVALGYLENGSLTQTDFVTIKDTNGEEIRAFRTGDYGHYRRDGIIVFDSRVNGYVKVRGVRISLPDIENELVRHPSVKHVLVVDYGEEMYGETSIGVLYVPLQKDALSGAELRKYACQCLPPSHIPTRILPVTELPLSPNGKPDRSQARRLLMESVHEQPPIPHDSFPAQETTMKKKVLEIYLDVLGQSRTSHIDGTSDFISMGLRPQHLKTISARIYEEFAIVLSLSQLLRCRNVAEVEQHLNEKTLENSSDY from the coding sequence ATGAGAGAATTAACGTCAATGCAGGCAGCCTGCTGGGTTGGGCGTAATATTCAGACCGACTTGGGGGGTGTTGCCGCGCATCTTTATGCTGAATTCGACGGCTATGACATTGAGATAGAACGACTTAAACAGGCCCTGAAACGCGTTTATTCTCTGCACCCCATGCTAAGGCTCTGTGTCAACGCTGAAGGGTTTCAGTCTGCTATTCCATCCGATGAGTCGTTGTTGCTGGAGATTGAGGATTTTAGGGGATTACCAGAACAAGAGGAGGCAAGATTACTTCTTGTTAAACGTGTGAAGTGGACTCATCAGAAACTTGATCTTTCTTCTGGTCAGGCATCTCGTTTTTCGCTCAGTCTGCGAAATGGCGGAAAATTTCGCCTGCATGTCGATACAGATATGATAGCTATCGATCCCTCGAGTTTCAGGGTGTTAATGGAAGATCTGGCGATATTTTATGATAACCCGGATCAGCCGGCTCCGGTAATCACGTCGTATTTCGACTGGTGCGACCAAGTGCGCACCGATCCCTATTTTAAAGCGGCCCGTGAAAGGGACAGAATCTGGTGGCGCTCGCGTATTCCTCACATTCCGCCTGCTCCCTTGTTGCCTATTAACAAAACTTTGCCCACTCAGACTCACAGCCATCGACTGGCAGCATGGCTCCAGCCAGACGAGCGTCAGGCGCTGAAAAGACTTGCCCGAACACACAGGATAACCATGTCGAGCCTGATGTTGGGACTTTTCTCTATTGTTCTTGGAAAGCATACCGGAGATAAATGCTTTCGGCTTAATGTGCCGATGTTCTGGCGTTCCCCCCTTGTAGATGACGTGGAAAGGATCGTCGGCGATTTTTCTAATGTGCTCATCCTCGGCGTGGGTATCAATGAAGCAGAAAGTCTTGCTGATCTTTGTAAACGGCTTGGCGGGCAACTGACAGACTTGCTCGCCCATTCGGCTTATCCGGGCGTGAATCTGATGCGCGATCTTTCCCGACATCATGGCGCGACGCAATTTGCTCCTGTCGTCTTCACCGCGGCACTGGATATACCGGGGGGAGAGCTTCTTTCAGATCGCGTGAGGAACGCATTTGGTCCCATGAACTGGGTTATCTCACAAGGTCCACAAGTTGCGCTCGATGCACAAATTGCTTCCGCCGACGGTGGTATTCTCATCAACTGGGACATTCGTCTGGACATGCTGCCAGAAGAATGGATAACCCCCATGTTCGACAATTTTGTCAATTTCGTCCGTGAAATCGCTACATATCCGCAACGCTTCGATGAGGCAATACATTCCCCCGATGAAGTAGCAGCCCCATCACCGATAACCAGACTCAGAACCACTGACTCTGCTGTAAAAATCGACCGGAAGAACAGCATGGAAAAACCATTAACCTCGCTGCAATTGGCATATCTGCTTGGGCGGCGGGCAGAATTACCGCTTGGTGGCGTTGCAATGCAAGAATTTCGCGAGTACCGCGGACACATGGAATTGGCCCATCTGCGAAATCACCTGGCGGATATGGTTCAACGTCATGAAAGTTTGCGCACCCGAATAGATGCAAAGCGACTCGTCCAATATGTTAGCGCAGAAGCGGATATCAATTTACAGCAAATCGACCTGAGCACCATGTCACGAGAAGAGGCACTCCGTCATGTGGAAAACCACCGTGAAGAATTTGCGCATGCACTTTTCGACTTGGATCGTTCTCCGTGGGACATCACTTTGTTCCGTTTGCCGGAGAATAAACCGGAAGAGGATGATTTGATCGCATTTGTTCGTTTCGACGCACTGATCCTTGATGGACGGTCGATAGCCGCCCTGATGGTAGAGCTTTTCGAGGGCAAGTTATCAATCGTGGCGGATACTGATGTTCCCTTGGATGGGGAAAATATCGCTGAGAGGCGCAAGATAGATGAAGCATATTGGAAAACAAAGCTTGAGGCAGTCAGCGGTCCACTACGATTTCCGTGGATAAAGCCACTGGCACAAATAGGCACTTCCCGCTATGCACGGCAAAGCCTGATTGTAGCACGGGAAGATTATACCGCAGTGTCGAAAGCCGGTGCCAAACAAATGCTTTTCAAGAATTCTACCATCATGACACTGGTACTTGAGGTTATGTCCCATTGGTTCGAAGAGAGGAGTTTGTTCATCGGTGTTCCCGTCGCGCCTCAGGTATCCGGTGTTTTGTGCAATCGTTCAAGTTTTATTGTGGTCAACTGGAATGCTGAGCAGGGCAACCTTTCAGAGCGAGCCAACACCCTACAGAACGATGTGCTGGAAGGGCTTGAACATCTTGCATTTTCAGGTATAGACATTACCCGGCTTTTGGTTGAAAAGCATGGTGCTGGTCCTGTTTTACCTGTAGTGATTACCAACGGACTCTCGTGGCCAGTGTCCAGTCAGGACAGTTGTATGCAGTTGCATAGTGGACTGACGCAGACACCACAAGTCGCGATGGATATTCGTTTTTCGATCAATGCAGACAAAGCGCTTGTCTTTGATATCGATTATGCCACTGCGGCGATTGAATCGGCTCTCGTGCAAGACATTTTAAGAGCTATAGGCAAGGCAATGCAGGTCATCGCAGCTTCAGGCGTATTCGCAATTTCGGCGCAGGATATTATCGATACAAATCACTATCGATTAAACGGTATTGAAGCTGATTTTCACTGTGGGCAATTTCTCAGCCGGATAGCCGCCAATATCTTCGACAGCAAAAACACCAAAACGGCACTCATCAGTGGCGACAGGCATATCAGCTACGCCGAACTGGGACGTAATGTGCGTCGAATAATGGGAGCTTTCATAGATAAAGGGCTTTCCAAGGGTTGTGTCATTGCCCTCTGTATGCACCGTGGGCCTGAACACACGGCTGTGACCCTGGCCTGTGCGTTGACGGGAGTGATCTGGGTTCCGATAGACGCAAACTCTCCCTCAGAGCGACTGCACTATCTCCTTGAAAACTGCCATCCAGACCTTGTGGTAGCGGCAAAAAGAGAAGGGATTGAACACCCAGCAGAAACGCCTGAAAAACTCTTGTCTGCCGAGCCCTTGGCGGAACTTCCGCTTACGCTTGACGCTCTCTCATCAAGTGAAGCGCCCGCTTACTATCTCTACACATCTGGGACAACCGGAAGGCCGAAATGTGTTGTTTTATCCAATAAATCAACATCTAATGTCATCACCAGCACCCTTGACGAATGGTCCGTAACGCATCGGGATGTCTTCATTTCTGTCACGCCTTTACATCATGATATGTCGGTCTTCGACGTTTTTGGCTGCCTGACTGCTGGTGCGACCCTTGTTCTTCCCGCCATCGGTGAAGAAAAGGATGCACTACGCTGGAACCAGTTGGTTGCCAAACACAAGGTGACATTATGGTGCTCTGTGCCCGCTATTTTGGAAATGCTTCTCGCGTGCCACCAGGGGAATGAATTGAAAAGCCTGCGGCTGATTGCGCAGGGGGGCGATTACATCAAACCTTCTGTGATTAGTAGCCTGCGTACACTCCTGCCGTCAGTACGGTTGATTTCGTTGGGGGGACCAACAGAGACGACTATATGGAGTATATGGCACGAAATAGGGAAGGACGATGTTAGCCCGATCCCTTATGGAAGGCCCTTACCAGCTAATAGCTATTTTCTGCTAAACGGGCGTGGCGACCATTGTCCGGTGGGTGTTTCTGGCCTTATTCATACGGCAGGCGTCAATGTCGCATTGGGCTATCTGGAAAACGGAAGCCTCACCCAGACCGATTTTGTGACCATCAAAGATACGAACGGAGAAGAGATCCGCGCGTTCCGAACTGGTGATTACGGACACTATCGTCGTGATGGCATCATTGTTTTTGATAGCCGTGTTAACGGTTACGTCAAAGTGCGTGGAGTACGTATTTCGTTGCCGGACATCGAAAATGAACTGGTTCGCCATCCGTCGGTCAAGCATGTTCTTGTGGTGGACTATGGCGAGGAAATGTACGGTGAAACATCCATCGGCGTACTTTATGTGCCGCTACAAAAGGATGCTTTGTCAGGAGCAGAATTGCGCAAATATGCCTGCCAATGCCTGCCACCATCGCATATCCCAACACGGATACTGCCGGTCACCGAATTACCGCTCTCGCCAAATGGCAAGCCTGATCGCTCTCAAGCACGCAGATTGTTGATGGAGTCGGTACATGAGCAACCCCCTATTCCGCACGATTCTTTCCCTGCACAAGAAACAACGATGAAAAAGAAGGTGTTGGAAATCTATCTGGACGTGCTCGGTCAATCGCGTACTAGCCACATCGATGGAACCAGTGACTTCATCAGCATGGGGCTGCGTCCTCAGCATCTGAAAACAATTTCAGCACGGATCTATGAAGAATTTGCAATCGTGCTTTCGCTCTCGCAACTGCTGCGTTGTCGTAACGTCGCAGAAGTCGAACAGCATCTTAATGAAAAAACTTTAGAAAACAGCTCGGATTATTGA
- the basC gene encoding putative histamine N-monooxygenase has product MNNIDLIGIGIGPFNLGLAALLSSHSDLTSLFLERKPEFRWHEGLLLSGTTLQVPFLADLVTMAEPTHPLSFLNYLHKHDRLYKFYYYEKFQIPRQEYDHYCRWVTQQLPSCQFGENVIDVAYDPVSDHFIVESKPHMGSTHQYYSRNLAVGIGTAPFLPEWAKIQTKAPILHSAEFINRRAQLSTCRRVTVIGSGQSAAECVLALHNALTPEMIEAGASIQWITRSAGFHPMESSKLGQECFTPAYMNHFHSITREKRRKIVAGQGGLYKGISVSTIADIFDILYEGSIGGRDPKLSLISNCEVEQVENSGDSEALRVIFRHRHLDKVGVIETDAIVAATGYEHTSPKWLEGLKNTVLATDDYGDFIVKEDFSAQRIDKGKGLIFVQNAEIFQHGIGSPDLGLGAYRNGIIANQLLGQEYYRLPQNSSFQSFGLPEYYNTGDKDDIVLCR; this is encoded by the coding sequence ATGAATAATATTGACCTGATCGGTATTGGTATTGGTCCCTTCAATCTGGGATTGGCGGCACTACTTTCGTCACACTCTGATCTGACCAGCCTTTTCCTCGAACGTAAACCTGAGTTTCGCTGGCATGAGGGTCTCCTGTTATCAGGTACAACACTGCAGGTTCCATTCCTGGCGGATTTGGTAACAATGGCAGAGCCTACACACCCTCTGAGTTTTCTTAATTATCTTCATAAACATGATCGTCTTTACAAATTCTACTATTACGAAAAATTTCAGATCCCACGTCAGGAATATGACCATTACTGCCGCTGGGTAACGCAACAACTCCCCTCCTGCCAGTTCGGTGAAAATGTCATTGATGTGGCTTATGATCCGGTTTCCGATCATTTCATTGTTGAAAGTAAGCCTCATATGGGATCGACGCATCAGTATTACAGTCGTAACCTTGCTGTCGGTATAGGAACCGCTCCGTTTCTGCCTGAGTGGGCTAAAATCCAGACCAAAGCTCCTATCTTACATTCGGCAGAGTTCATAAACAGGCGTGCACAGCTCTCAACGTGTCGGCGTGTCACTGTAATTGGTTCAGGGCAAAGTGCTGCCGAATGCGTACTGGCGCTTCACAATGCGTTGACACCTGAAATGATAGAGGCTGGCGCTTCAATCCAGTGGATCACCCGATCTGCCGGTTTTCATCCTATGGAATCGTCGAAACTCGGTCAGGAATGTTTCACGCCGGCCTACATGAACCATTTTCACAGTATAACAAGAGAGAAACGCCGCAAGATCGTGGCGGGTCAGGGCGGGCTTTATAAAGGTATCAGTGTCTCAACTATCGCAGATATCTTCGACATTTTGTATGAAGGCTCCATCGGTGGTCGTGATCCAAAACTTTCGCTTATTTCAAACTGCGAGGTCGAACAGGTGGAAAACTCTGGAGACTCTGAGGCGTTGCGGGTCATTTTTCGTCATCGGCATCTGGATAAAGTCGGCGTCATTGAAACTGATGCTATTGTCGCTGCTACAGGTTATGAGCACACCAGCCCAAAATGGTTAGAAGGACTCAAGAATACAGTGCTTGCAACTGACGATTATGGTGATTTTATTGTAAAAGAGGATTTTAGTGCTCAACGCATTGACAAAGGAAAAGGCCTTATTTTCGTCCAGAATGCTGAAATTTTTCAACACGGTATTGGCTCTCCCGATCTGGGGCTTGGCGCGTATCGCAATGGGATTATTGCCAACCAGCTTCTTGGGCAGGAGTATTATCGCTTGCCTCAAAATTCGTCATTCCAGAGCTTTGGTCTGCCAGAGTATTACAATACCGGAGATAAAGATGACATTGTCCTTTGCCGATAA
- a CDS encoding histidine decarboxylase: MTLSFADKNRLDAFWHYCVKNQYFNIGYPESSDFDYSYLQRFMQFSINNCGDWGAECNYLLNSFEFEKEVMKYFAELFKIPFEDSWGYVTNGGTEGNMFGCYLGRELFPEGTLYYSKDTHYSVAKIVKLLRIKSCLVESLPTGEIDDNDLIQKIIAHKEPHPIIFANIGTTLLGAVDNIKIIQQRMQQIGIARENYYLHADAALSGMILPFVDNPQPFTFADGIDSISVSGHKMIGSPIPCGIVVAKRKNVERITVDIDYISAQDKTISGSRNGQTPLMIWAAIRSHSFADWQCRTKHCLEMAQYAVKRFRSAGIEAWRHDNSITVVFPCPSTAVWKKYCLARSGDIAHLITTAHHHDSSKIDALINDVIAESHRIVQVQDAVM, encoded by the coding sequence ATGACATTGTCCTTTGCCGATAAAAACAGGCTAGATGCGTTTTGGCATTACTGTGTTAAAAACCAGTATTTCAATATTGGCTATCCTGAGTCCTCAGACTTTGATTATTCTTATTTACAGAGATTCATGCAGTTCTCTATCAACAATTGCGGTGACTGGGGAGCGGAGTGCAACTATCTCTTAAACTCTTTTGAGTTCGAAAAAGAGGTCATGAAATACTTTGCTGAGCTGTTCAAAATCCCTTTCGAAGACAGTTGGGGTTATGTCACCAACGGAGGAACGGAAGGTAATATGTTCGGCTGCTATCTTGGGCGAGAACTATTTCCTGAGGGGACACTTTATTATTCAAAAGATACGCATTATTCGGTGGCAAAAATTGTTAAATTACTGCGTATCAAATCTTGTTTAGTAGAATCCTTACCCACTGGTGAGATAGACGATAATGACCTGATACAGAAGATCATCGCTCATAAAGAACCACATCCAATCATTTTTGCCAATATCGGTACAACATTGCTCGGTGCGGTAGATAACATCAAGATCATTCAACAACGTATGCAGCAAATCGGTATCGCTCGCGAGAATTACTATCTGCACGCAGACGCTGCATTAAGTGGGATGATCCTGCCGTTCGTAGATAACCCGCAGCCTTTTACCTTTGCAGATGGTATCGACTCTATCAGTGTCTCCGGACACAAAATGATAGGTTCCCCTATTCCTTGCGGGATTGTTGTTGCAAAACGGAAAAACGTTGAGCGTATTACAGTCGATATTGATTACATTTCGGCTCAGGACAAAACCATCTCAGGCTCACGTAATGGCCAGACGCCACTGATGATATGGGCGGCCATTCGCAGTCACTCGTTTGCTGATTGGCAGTGCCGCACTAAACACTGCCTAGAGATGGCACAATATGCCGTCAAGCGTTTCCGTTCTGCCGGAATAGAAGCCTGGCGTCATGACAACTCCATTACAGTGGTATTTCCATGCCCGTCGACAGCCGTCTGGAAGAAGTATTGTCTGGCAAGGTCGGGAGATATTGCACACCTAATCACCACGGCACATCATCACGACAGTAGTAAAATCGATGCATTAATCAACGATGTCATTGCTGAATCGCACCGGATAGTTCAAGTGCAAGATGCTGTCATGTGA
- a CDS encoding ABC transporter ATP-binding protein produces MLTARNITATYGKKTVLHDLSVDFTQGRITALVGSNGCGKSTLLKSIMGFIPLKSGEILLEGKLITEIGRKALARKISYLPQECHCPDYMTLGELIELAACGRNSLFGGPSPRDRKLFHDVLEIVGLADKAGSQVNSLSGGQRQRAWVAMVLAQDTDIILMDEPVNHLDIKYQYTVLKLVRDLSLQHGKTIVVVLHDLNLTTTFADDVVMLNTGSVIAAGAVNKTITVDNIRRVFDIPADIFSYNGSLICQPYPGINHPGNQSGV; encoded by the coding sequence GTGCTTACAGCAAGAAATATCACCGCAACTTACGGCAAAAAAACCGTATTGCATGATTTGTCAGTAGACTTTACCCAAGGGCGCATCACCGCACTCGTCGGGTCTAATGGCTGCGGTAAGTCGACACTGCTGAAGTCCATCATGGGTTTCATCCCTCTGAAAAGTGGAGAAATTCTGCTAGAAGGTAAGCTAATTACAGAGATAGGTCGCAAAGCGCTGGCTCGAAAAATCTCTTATCTGCCGCAGGAATGCCACTGCCCGGATTACATGACACTGGGAGAGTTGATCGAGCTGGCAGCTTGTGGGCGCAATTCACTTTTCGGCGGGCCATCCCCGCGGGATCGCAAATTGTTTCATGATGTATTGGAAATCGTTGGCTTGGCCGATAAGGCTGGCTCTCAAGTCAACTCCCTTTCAGGAGGGCAACGCCAACGCGCCTGGGTGGCAATGGTGCTTGCACAGGACACTGACATCATTCTTATGGACGAGCCAGTGAATCACCTAGATATCAAATATCAATATACGGTGCTTAAACTGGTTCGCGATCTCTCACTCCAGCACGGGAAAACCATCGTTGTGGTGTTACATGATTTAAATCTAACAACAACTTTTGCCGATGATGTTGTGATGCTAAATACTGGTAGCGTTATTGCAGCAGGTGCTGTCAATAAAACGATAACGGTAGATAATATCCGACGCGTATTCGATATTCCGGCTGATATTTTTAGTTACAACGGCAGCCTTATCTGTCAGCCTTATCCGGGTATAAACCACCCTGGAAATCAGTCCGGAGTATGA
- a CDS encoding FecCD family ABC transporter permease, with protein MKSSLFFIFAPFVLLLIFFSSLSFGVNIAPVSQIYAALTQSEPQDYEQAVILYQRLPRALICVYVGAAMACSGLVFQGLIRNPLASSSTLGINAGTTLFVIIGAISFEFDLTLQGIAALVGGLFGFLSSLAVSRLAGVNGVSRDLLLILSGTLITMLYLGISNAVLLAYPALRTEYLSWLAGAINHVYITRLHHFWWLGILALMVLLLLARPLTLILLGYEKALSIGANATLVSRIALIAAIVASSSAVAICGPIGFVGLVVPHIVKPLVGQNFMLSLPACALAGASICLIANLCAQTLFQPYVIHTGILMDFLGGLFFIWIIRKRYLLATSERSL; from the coding sequence ATGAAATCCAGTTTGTTTTTTATATTCGCCCCTTTTGTATTGCTGCTGATCTTTTTTTCTAGTCTCTCTTTTGGCGTAAATATTGCGCCAGTTTCGCAAATTTATGCGGCCTTAACGCAGTCCGAACCGCAAGACTATGAACAGGCGGTTATTTTATACCAGCGACTGCCACGGGCTTTGATTTGTGTTTATGTCGGTGCGGCGATGGCATGCAGTGGCCTCGTCTTCCAGGGGCTTATCCGCAATCCACTAGCCTCCTCATCAACATTGGGAATCAATGCCGGTACGACACTATTTGTCATAATAGGTGCAATCAGCTTTGAGTTCGATCTGACATTACAAGGCATAGCTGCCCTTGTCGGCGGGTTATTCGGCTTTCTGTCATCTCTTGCAGTATCTCGCCTGGCAGGTGTTAACGGCGTTTCTCGCGACTTGCTATTGATACTGTCAGGCACATTAATAACGATGCTTTATCTTGGGATAAGCAATGCTGTTCTTCTTGCCTATCCTGCATTACGAACTGAATATTTGAGCTGGTTAGCAGGGGCTATCAATCATGTCTATATCACAAGACTTCACCATTTCTGGTGGCTCGGTATACTGGCCTTGATGGTACTTTTATTACTGGCACGTCCACTGACACTTATTCTGCTCGGTTACGAAAAAGCGCTTTCGATTGGCGCAAATGCAACGCTTGTTTCACGCATTGCGCTGATTGCAGCCATAGTTGCATCCAGTTCTGCCGTTGCCATATGCGGTCCGATTGGTTTCGTGGGGTTGGTTGTACCCCATATTGTCAAGCCTCTGGTTGGTCAGAATTTTATGCTGTCTCTGCCAGCTTGTGCTCTGGCGGGGGCAAGTATCTGCTTGATTGCCAATCTCTGTGCGCAGACACTCTTCCAGCCTTATGTCATACATACCGGCATTCTAATGGATTTCTTGGGAGGATTGTTTTTTATCTGGATTATCAGAAAGCGCTATCTTTTAGCAACATCGGAGAGATCACTATGA
- a CDS encoding FecCD family ABC transporter permease gives MNFGQATDGQRVLRFANGLQMRTRDIKVGLCLFTITIILMAISLNVGVTNVGIREFTHMLFGYSLDHHQFYALWVVRIPHILLGLMVGWCAALAGAILQPIARNPLADPGLFGISQGSMTMIIVLLAFVPSAPKMLIVLAALVGGLIVALFLTLLVGNNRASGLAILLMGIAVSSVLSSVSSFLILYLPTELSLNLAGWMQGSLFQASWSIIASFTPLFLLSIIGILITGPALNRYELGNELAMSFGEPIKYSRPLLMMFSVLLSAASVTAVGPLSFLGILAPHLASFISSATGRARLFLSALVGGNLVVTADIMAKAAPAGIFLPVGLSFTLIGVPLFILTMRLSALRKR, from the coding sequence ATGAACTTCGGTCAAGCAACAGACGGACAAAGGGTACTACGTTTCGCCAACGGATTACAGATGCGTACCCGTGACATAAAAGTCGGTTTATGCCTATTTACCATCACGATCATACTCATGGCTATTTCTTTAAACGTCGGGGTTACAAACGTTGGTATACGTGAATTCACGCATATGCTTTTTGGATATTCCCTTGATCACCACCAGTTTTATGCGCTCTGGGTTGTACGAATACCCCATATTTTATTGGGATTAATGGTAGGTTGGTGCGCAGCCCTTGCCGGTGCTATTTTGCAGCCGATTGCTCGCAATCCGCTGGCTGACCCCGGCCTTTTTGGCATAAGTCAGGGATCTATGACGATGATCATAGTCTTACTGGCGTTTGTTCCTTCCGCACCTAAGATGCTGATCGTCCTTGCTGCACTAGTTGGCGGACTGATTGTTGCGTTGTTTTTGACTTTGCTCGTCGGCAATAATCGCGCAAGTGGCTTAGCAATTTTACTGATGGGGATTGCCGTCTCGTCCGTTCTTAGTTCTGTCAGCTCTTTTCTTATTCTCTATCTTCCGACAGAATTATCCTTGAATCTTGCTGGATGGATGCAAGGATCGTTGTTTCAGGCCAGTTGGTCAATTATCGCATCATTCACGCCATTATTCTTATTGAGTATTATCGGAATTCTGATCACTGGCCCCGCTTTAAACCGCTATGAGCTTGGAAATGAACTTGCTATGTCCTTTGGGGAGCCTATCAAATATTCCCGCCCGTTGCTGATGATGTTTTCTGTCCTGCTAAGCGCAGCATCTGTCACCGCAGTAGGACCATTGAGCTTTTTGGGAATACTGGCACCGCATCTGGCTAGCTTTATTTCATCGGCTACAGGCCGCGCCCGACTGTTTCTTTCCGCTCTGGTGGGTGGAAATCTGGTCGTCACCGCGGATATCATGGCGAAAGCAGCACCCGCAGGAATCTTTCTCCCTGTCGGGTTGAGTTTCACACTCATTGGTGTGCCCCTGTTCATCCTGACAATGCGGCTAAGCGCACTACGTAAACGCTGA